In a single window of the Necator americanus strain Aroian chromosome X, whole genome shotgun sequence genome:
- a CDS encoding hypothetical protein (NECATOR_CHRX.G22838.T1) has product MRLENHTHIRQIMLYHYEKGWTSAQTFRDLNELFGKGTITDSAVRMWFIRFKSGDTSLEGKEGRGRPSDFDGQALLKAVEEDESLTTRMLAEDFNVNQSTIVRRLKKLGKVWKLASP; this is encoded by the coding sequence atgcGTCTCGAAAATCACACTCATATTCGCCAAATTATGCTCTACCACTACGAGAAAGGATGGACCTCAGCCCAGACATTTCGCGATCTCAACGAACTTTTTGGCAAAGGAACAATTACTGATAGTGCAGTACGGATGTGGTTTATTCGCTTTAAATCAGGTGACACTAGTTTGGAGGGTAAAGAAGGAAGAGGTCGGCCATCGGATTTTGATGGTCAAGCACTTCTGAAAGCCGTGGAAGAGGACGAAAGCCTGACAACGCGAATGCTGGCTGAAGACTTTAACGTCAATCAATCAACGATCGTTCGACGCCTGAAGAAGCTTGGAAAGGTATGGAAATTGGCCTCGCCTTAA
- a CDS encoding hypothetical protein (NECATOR_CHRX.G22839.T1) — translation MRHLFYSRYIDDCFVICAIQAEMDKCFDLLNRQSEHIKLTREKPQGNWIPFLNIQVGISSGTHKTKWYRKPSNENILVHFLSAHPSYMNKVVINNMFRTAKTVCSGPEERKDSLFLAHQIAASNDHEFLTSETRRCRSGRTRQLQKPTTDKIPLCFLYISDEMSTATRRCLRRADLDSSVSFVKIPTNNLKHQLVRNRLYDTSCTTPNCIICSTGDCLRSGIIYLISCTNSGNEYVGETARRCMSASKST, via the coding sequence ATGCGTCATTTGTTCTACTCTCGGTACATTGACGATTGCTTTGTCATTTGCGCCATCCAAGCGGAGATGGACAAATGCTTTGACTTGTTGAACCGACAGTCCGAACACATAAAACTTACTAGGGAGAAACCACAGGGCAATTGgattccttttttgaacatccAGGTTGGCATCTCAAGCGGTACGCACAAAACGAAATGGTATCGTAAGCCCAGTAATGAAAACatcttggttcattttctttctgctcatccatCCTATATGAACAAAGTTGTGATTAACAACATGTTCCGCACGGCAAAAACCGTTTGTAGTGGacctgaggagagaaaggatTCGTTATTTTTGGCTCACCAAATTGCTGCTTCTAATGATCATGAATTCCTAACGTCTGAAACGAGACGATGCCGAAGTGGGCGAACACGGCAATTGCAAAAACCCACCACAGATAAGATACCTCTCTGCTTTCTTTATATCTCCGATGAAATGAGCACTGCCACTAGGCGTtgtctgaggagagcagactTGGATAGCTCCGTTTCGTTCGTTAAAATACCaacgaacaatttgaaacatcagctagttcggaatcgtttgtacgataccagctgtacaacaccgaactgcATTATTTGTTCCacaggagactgcttgagatctgggataatctacctgatttcgtGCACGAACAGTGGGAACGAGTatgtcggtgaaacggcacgacgCTGCatgtccgcatcaaagagcacgtga
- a CDS encoding hypothetical protein (NECATOR_CHRX.G22840.T3), with protein MNRKGECLSITRELAQYLEWFFRSNVTFEPFALVIDQSVVHARRLRCKVCLTDVAVVPKFYTGSDHRLLRGKFSFTRRAEKAVKLRERNPRTTINWDLFATLAGFWEDSAMDNIDEEYDRLVEHLHDCAKKAESFKTTKRRLSLETLELIRQRGAARAAGNQELTSELARLCKEAIKEDLKERRAEVLAEAAEAGKSIRYARRDFASRKTRMTALRNPKGTAIASRRGMEKIIYDFYSDLFDSHVHLPPHHLREDGQVIPEVLPCEIRHAIMSVRNRTAPGPDRIRPEHLKSLPPVLINTLARLFTRYLSECKVPKQWKTSKTVLLYKKGDPHDIGNYRPICLLSVIYKLFTRVILNRIEKDLDVGQPCEQAGFRKGFSTIDHIHTVSKLIEKAFDSVETEAVVGALDNQGVPTQYIKVLRELYSNFTTGILSFYKNIIIDVRRGVRQGDTISPKIFTATLENAVRKLEWDDMGVKVDGRQLHHLRFADDIVLITSSISQAERMLTDFDETCGCIGLQLNLQKTMFMRNGWVSDAPFTLNGTNISECTSYVYLGRELNMMNNLTPELGRRRMAAWGAYKSIEDVVKKTRNTRLRAHLFKTTVLPALNYASETWAFRKQEENAVSIIERAIERVMLGVSRFAQVRTGIRSSLLRQRSKFKDVPAFAKESKIRWAGHVMRFNDNRWTRAVSDWVLAILSALQEDRRPDGQISSRSPSKKNMMLFVSHAKGGTTGLLWHAIGTNGRITGARSTSSKINGSQGDQGDSWFC; from the exons atgaaccgcaagggagaatgtctgtcgataacaCGCGAACTCGCGcaatatctcgaatggttcttccgatccaatgtgacattcgaaccattcgcactcgtgatcgaccagtcagtggtccatgctaggcgtctccgatgtAAG gtctgcctgacggatgtcgctgttgtaccaaagttctatacgggatcggaccatcgcctccttcgaggaaaattttccttcacaaggagagcagagaaagccgtcaagctcagagagagaaatcccaggactaccatcaactgggatctcttcgctacgctagccggcttttgggaagattccgcaatggacaacatcgacgaggaatatgaccggcttgttgaacaccttcacgactgcgcgaagaaggctgagagttttaaaaccaccaagagacgcctgtctcttgaaactcttgagctgatacgccagcgtggagcagcacgagccgcagggaatcAAGagctcacgtccgagctcgcaaggctttgtaaagaggcgataaaggaagaccttaaagagagaagagcagaagtgctggctgaagctgcagaggcggggaaaagcatccgctatgcccgtcgagacttcgccagtcgcaagacgaggatgactgctctccggaacccaaagggaacagccattgcatcgagaagggggatggagaaaatcatctacgacttttactctgatctcttcgacagccatgtccacttgcctcctcaccacctgagggaagatggacaagtcattccagaggttctcccgtgcgaaatacgacatgccatcatgtcggtaagaaatcgtacggcacccggtcccgacagaataagaccagaacacctgaagagccttccgccagtactcatcaacaccctggcgaggctctttacacgttatctgtcggaatgcaaggttcctaaacagtggaagaccagcaagaccgtgttgttgtataaaaagggagatccacatgacatcggcaactatcgtccaatctgcctactgtccgtcatctacaagctctttacaagagtgatccttaataggattgaaaaagacCTGGATgtaggacagccatgcgagcaagcagggtttcgaaaaggattcagcacgattgaccacattcacactgtttcaaaactcatcgaa aaggccttcgactcagttgagacggaagcggtcgtgggagccttggacaaccaaggcgtccctactcagtacataaaggtacttcgagagttgtacagtaacttcacgaccggaattttgtctttctacaagaacatcatcattgatgtgaggaggggggtccgacagggtgatacaatttcacccaaaatattcacagccaccctcgagaacgcagtgcgaaagttggaatgggacgacatgggagtgaaggttgatggtcggcagctacaccatttgcgctttgctgatgacatcgtactgataacatctagcatcagccaagcggaacgaatgctgaccgatttcgacgaaacatgtggatgcatcggtcttcagctgaatctgcaaaagacgatgttcatgcggaacggatgggtctcggatgccccattcacgctcaacggaacgaacatatccgaatgcaccagctacgtttatctgggtcgggaattgaacatgatgaacaacCTGACCCctgagctgggcaggaggagaatggcggcttggggagcgtacaagagcatcgaggatgtagtgaagaagaccaggaacacccggctccgtgctcacctcttcaaaaccaccgtacttcctgctttgaactatgcttcggaaacctgggcatttcgcaagcaggaagaaaacgcggtgagcataattgaacgcgcaattgagagagtgatgctaggagtatcccgtttcgcGCAAGTGAGGaccgggattcgaagttctctcctacgtcagcgatcgaagttTAAAGACGTccccgcgtttgccaaggaaagtaaaataaggtgggccggacacgtgatgcgctttaatgacaaccgttggacgaGAGCCGTCAGCGACTGGGTCctcgcgatattaagcgcactacaggaagaccgccgacccgatggtcagatttcttcacgaagtccttcaaagaaaaatatgatgctcttcgtgtcccacgcgaaaggaggaaccactgggctactctggcacgcgatcgggacaaatggaagaattactggcgcccgctcgaccagttcgaagatcaacgggagtcaaggtgatcaaggtgattctTGGTTTTGCTAA
- a CDS encoding hypothetical protein (NECATOR_CHRX.G22840.T1), whose amino-acid sequence MDNIDEEYDRLVEHLHDCAKKAESFKTTKRRLSLETLELIRQRGAARAAGNQELTSELARLCKEAIKEDLKERRAEVLAEAAEAGKSIRYARRDFASRKTRMTALRNPKGTAIASRRGMEKIIYDFYSDLFDSHVHLPPHHLREDGQVIPEVLPCEIRHAIMSVRNRTAPGPDRIRPEHLKSLPPVLINTLARLFTRYLSECKVPKQWKTSKTVLLYKKGDPHDIGNYRPICLLSVIYKLFTRVILNRIEKDLDVGQPCEQAGFRKGFSTIDHIHTVSKLIEVS is encoded by the coding sequence atggacaacatcgacgaggaatatgaccggcttgttgaacaccttcacgactgcgcgaagaaggctgagagttttaaaaccaccaagagacgcctgtctcttgaaactcttgagctgatacgccagcgtggagcagcacgagccgcagggaatcAAGagctcacgtccgagctcgcaaggctttgtaaagaggcgataaaggaagaccttaaagagagaagagcagaagtgctggctgaagctgcagaggcggggaaaagcatccgctatgcccgtcgagacttcgccagtcgcaagacgaggatgactgctctccggaacccaaagggaacagccattgcatcgagaagggggatggagaaaatcatctacgacttttactctgatctcttcgacagccatgtccacttgcctcctcaccacctgagggaagatggacaagtcattccagaggttctcccgtgcgaaatacgacatgccatcatgtcggtaagaaatcgtacggcacccggtcccgacagaataagaccagaacacctgaagagccttccgccagtactcatcaacaccctggcgaggctctttacacgttatctgtcggaatgcaaggttcctaaacagtggaagaccagcaagaccgtgttgttgtataaaaagggagatccacatgacatcggcaactatcgtccaatctgcctactgtccgtcatctacaagctctttacaagagtgatccttaataggattgaaaaagacCTGGATgtaggacagccatgcgagcaagcagggtttcgaaaaggattcagcacgattgaccacattcacactgtttcaaaactcatcgaaGTATCATGA
- a CDS encoding hypothetical protein (NECATOR_CHRX.G22840.T2) gives MGVKVDGRQLHHLRFADDIVLITSSISQAERMLTDFDETCGCIGLQLNLQKTMFMRNGWVSDAPFTLNGTNISECTSYVYLGRELNMMNNLTPELGRRRMAAWGAYKSIEDVVKKTRNTRLRAHLFKTTVLPALNYASETWAFRKQEENAVSIIERAIERVMLGVSRFAQVRTGIRSSLLRQRSKFKDVPAFAKESKIRWAGHVMRFNDNRWTRAVSDWVLAILSALQEDRRPDGQISSRSPSKKNMMLFVSHAKGGTTGLLWHAIGTNGRITGARSTSSKINGSQGDQGDSWFC, from the coding sequence atgggagtgaaggttgatggtcggcagctacaccatttgcgctttgctgatgacatcgtactgataacatctagcatcagccaagcggaacgaatgctgaccgatttcgacgaaacatgtggatgcatcggtcttcagctgaatctgcaaaagacgatgttcatgcggaacggatgggtctcggatgccccattcacgctcaacggaacgaacatatccgaatgcaccagctacgtttatctgggtcgggaattgaacatgatgaacaacCTGACCCctgagctgggcaggaggagaatggcggcttggggagcgtacaagagcatcgaggatgtagtgaagaagaccaggaacacccggctccgtgctcacctcttcaaaaccaccgtacttcctgctttgaactatgcttcggaaacctgggcatttcgcaagcaggaagaaaacgcggtgagcataattgaacgcgcaattgagagagtgatgctaggagtatcccgtttcgcGCAAGTGAGGaccgggattcgaagttctctcctacgtcagcgatcgaagttTAAAGACGTccccgcgtttgccaaggaaagtaaaataaggtgggccggacacgtgatgcgctttaatgacaaccgttggacgaGAGCCGTCAGCGACTGGGTCctcgcgatattaagcgcactacaggaagaccgccgacccgatggtcagatttcttcacgaagtccttcaaagaaaaatatgatgctcttcgtgtcccacgcgaaaggaggaaccactgggctactctggcacgcgatcgggacaaatggaagaattactggcgcccgctcgaccagttcgaagatcaacgggagtcaaggtgatcaaggtgattctTGGTTTTGCTAA
- a CDS encoding hypothetical protein (NECATOR_CHRX.G22841.T1): MYDSLVKFVPLKFDKNCVPTYPLHLGNLFDQNNRLFCQLDNPLNNALYRKICADLDNHMKKYLANRERRLSKTCMKKFHNFLAKRIRQAQNLPVLRTDNGNLIKTDLEKANALAEFFASKYSLKLDESCHSLLLPTTDSLAIQVPQRSFDFVIYPNEIFSVLKRLTPSFSCPYDGIPQIVHQKCADVLCLPPAHIFNASLIFSKVPNIWKEALVTAMPKKSNLNALLNFRPISIVSSARW, translated from the coding sequence ATGTACGATAGTTTAGTCAAGTTTGTCCCGCTGAAGTTTGACAAGAATTGTGTACCTACTTATCCTTTGCATTTAGGAAATCTATTCGATCAAAACAATCGACTCTTCTGCCAACTTGATAACCCTTTGAACAACGCTCTCTATAGGAAGATTTGTGCTGATCTTGACAATCACATGAAAAAGTACCTTGCAAATCGTGAGCGGCGTTTGTCGAAAACATGTATGAAAAAGTTTCATAACTTTCTCGCTAAAAGAATTAGACAAGCACAAAACCTGCCTGTGTTGAGGACTGACAATGGGAATTTGATCAAAaccgatctcgagaaagctaaCGCACTTGCCGAATTCTTTGCTTCTAAGTACTCATTAAAACTGGATGAAAGCTGTCATAGTCTTCTATTGCCAACTACTGATTCCCTTGCCATTCAGGTTCCTCAAAGGTCCTTCGACTTTGTCATCTATCCAAATGAAATCTTTAGCGTTCTGAAACGTTTAACTCCTTCGTTTTCGTGTCCTTACGATGGTATTCCCCAGATAGTTCACCAAAAATGTGCAGATGTTTTGTGTCTTCCTCCTGCTCATATTTTTAATGCGTCGCTCATCTTCAGCAAAGTTCCTAACATTTGGAAAGAGGCACTTGTTACCGCAATGcccaaaaaaagcaatttaaaTGCTCTCTTGAACTTTCGCCCCATCAGTATTGTATCCTCCGCAAGATGGTAA